From Antennarius striatus isolate MH-2024 chromosome 14, ASM4005453v1, whole genome shotgun sequence, the proteins below share one genomic window:
- the LOC137607122 gene encoding uncharacterized protein isoform X3 has product MFSFDSLGNSFVNGLKAAEEEVFGALRKNTVKNEEERNHQRRLLDLCLRAELKLHRIDGPQHHVCKQEEVEVPADQQLQNQEGKFSVDQEEPEVLHLKEEPEVLHLKEEPELLHLKESVDNLPVISSVVGAANIDLLISNSSHVSVSHEGRGETSRKDAEIESQFQSQRTSNTTHSLLAV; this is encoded by the exons atgttttcatttgattctCTGGGAAATTCATTTGTAAATGGACTAAAAGCTGCTGAAGAGGAAGTTTTTGGAGCTTTAAGAAAAAATACCGTCAAGaacgaagaagagagaaatcatcaacgccgactgctggatctctgcctcagagccgaactgaagttacacaggatag ATGgcccacagcatcatgtctgtaagcaggaggaggtggaggttcctgctgaccagcagctccagaACCAGGAGGGGAAGTtcagtgtggaccaagaggaaccagaggttctacacctaaaagaggaaccagaggttctacacctgaaagaggaaccagagcttctacacctgaaagagtcTGTTGACAACCTGCCGGTTATaagctctgtggtgggagcagcaaacattgacctgctgatctctaacagctctcatgtatccGTCAGCCATGAagggagaggagaaacaagcagaaaagatgctgagattgagtctcagtttcagtcccagagaaccagtaacacca
- the LOC137607122 gene encoding zinc finger protein 345-like isoform X1 yields the protein MFSFDSLGNSFVNGLKAAEEEVFGALRKNTVKNEEERNHQRRLLDLCLRAELKLHRIDGPQHHVCKQEEVEVPADQQLQNQEGKFSVDQEEPEVLHLKEEPEVLHLKEEPELLHLKESVDNLPVISSVVGAANIDLLISNSSHVSVSHEGRGETSRKDAEIESQFQSQRTSNTSKKQYVCKICKRGYTNHKTLQSHMKIHADEKPYRCETCGKHYRSRNTLVSHKRIHTGEKPYRCEICGKDFMWNNGLIVHKRIHTGEKPYRCEICGIDFMWNNGLIVHKRIHTGEKPYRCETCGKDFMWNNGLIVHKRIHTGEKPYRCETCGKGFINNSVLIVHKRIHTGEKPYRCETCGKDFRSSSDLGRHKMIHTVEKPYRCETCGKGFINNSVLIVHKRIHTGEKPFRCETCGKDFRSNSDLGRHKMIHTVEKPYRCETCGKGFINNSVLIAHKRIHTGEKPYRCEICGKDFMWNNGLIVHKRIHTVEKPYRCETCGKCFINNSVLIVHKRTHTGEKPYRCEICGKENRSSSALAQHRTVHTCQNIYRCETCDKDFKWKNTYRKHMRIHTELEA from the exons atgttttcatttgattctCTGGGAAATTCATTTGTAAATGGACTAAAAGCTGCTGAAGAGGAAGTTTTTGGAGCTTTAAGAAAAAATACCGTCAAGaacgaagaagagagaaatcatcaacgccgactgctggatctctgcctcagagccgaactgaagttacacaggatag ATGgcccacagcatcatgtctgtaagcaggaggaggtggaggttcctgctgaccagcagctccagaACCAGGAGGGGAAGTtcagtgtggaccaagaggaaccagaggttctacacctaaaagaggaaccagaggttctacacctgaaagaggaaccagagcttctacacctgaaagagtcTGTTGACAACCTGCCGGTTATaagctctgtggtgggagcagcaaacattgacctgctgatctctaacagctctcatgtatccGTCAGCCATGAagggagaggagaaacaagcagaaaagatgctgagattgagtctcagtttcagtcccagagaaccagtaacaccagtaagaaacaatatgtttgtaaaatatgtaagagGGGTTACACGAACCACAAGACTTTGCAATCTCACATGAAAATCCATGCAGATGAGAAGccatacaggtgtgaaacatgtgggaaacaTTATAGGTCCAGGAATACGTTGGTAtcacacaagagaatccacactggtgagaagccttacaggtgtgaaatatgtgggaaagattttatgtgGAATAATGGGTTGATagtacacaagagaatccacacaggtgagaaaccttacaggtgtgaaatatgtgggaTAGATTTTATGTGGAATAATGGGTTGATagtacacaagagaatccacacaggtgagaagccttacaggtgtgaaacatgtgggaaagattttatgtgGAATAATGGGTTGATagtacacaagagaatccacacaggtgagaaaccttacaggtgtgaaacatgtgggaaaggttttattAACAATAGTGTGTTGATagtacacaagagaatccacactggtgagaagccttacaggtgtgaaacctgtgggaaagattttaggtcCAGCAGTGATTTGGGAAGACACAAGATGATCCATACAgttgagaagccttacaggtgtgaaacatgtgggaaaggttttattAACAATAGTGTGTTGATCgtacacaagagaatccacactggtgagaaacctttcaggtgtgaaacatgtgggaaggATTTTAGGTCCAACAGTGATTTGGGAAGACACAAGATGATCCATACAgttgagaagccttacaggtgtgaaacatgtgggaaagggtTTATTAACAATAGTGTGTTGATTgcacacaagagaatccacactggcgagaagccttacaggtgtgaaatatgtgggaaagattttatgtgGAATAATGGGTTGATagtacacaagagaatccacacagttgagaagccttacaggtgtgaaacatgtgggaaatgtTTTATTAACAATAGTGTGTTGATCGTACACAAGAGAACCCACACTGgcgagaagccttacaggtgtgaaatatgtgggaAAGAGAACAGGTCCAGTAGTGCTTTGGCTCAACACAGGACAGTCCACACATGTCAGAACatttacaggtgtgaaacatgtgataaagactttaaatggaaaaatactTACAGAaagcacatgagaatccacacagagttAGAAGCCTGA